Part of the Candidatus Vogelbacteria bacterium genome, TAAAGGCAATGGCCATAACGCGATAGACTTAGGTGCCCCAGTCGGCACACCTATCAAAGCCCCATTGTCTGGTGTCGTAACCGGTGCGGGTGATACCGACCTAGTCTGTAAAGGTGCTTCCTATGGTCGTTGGATCATGATCAAGCACAACAACGGCCTAGCTACTATTTACGCCCACCTATCACTAATAAAAGTAGTCGAAGGCCAATCCGTTAATACCGGAGATATTATTGGCTATAGTGGAGCGACTGGTTATGTCACCGGTCCTCATCTTCATTTTTCTGTCTTAGCTTCAGCTGGAGTTAGTGTTGGCTTTGTGAAGAGTAAAGTCCCGGGTTGTGGTACTTATCGTATCCCTTTATCACCACCAAGTGCTTATCTTAATCCACTATCTTATCTTTAAAAAACCAGCCTAAGTAAGTTATAATTAAGTCATGTCCACCCAAAAAAACTCTCCAGAACAAGGCCCTAACGACGGTTTTATTAAGATTATTTTAGCGGTAGTCGTTCTGGTAGTTATTTTGAGTCTATTAAAGATAGATATCCGGTCTTTACTTGAATCTGAAGCCTTTAAAACTAACTTTGCTTATGTAGGGGATTTAGCCAAGCAAGGCTGGGACTGGTTTTTAGGCTTCTGGAATGACCACCTAAAAGAACCAGCTATCTATCTTTGGGACCTAATTCTAACTAATGCTAAAACCACACCACAATAGTCAACAAAAAGTCCAGTCTGAAATAACCCTTATAATATATAGCTTTTAAACCTCTGACCTTGACATTACAATTAGATATATTGCATAGTCATTGACTTTTGATGACAAAACTGCTACTATAAAAAAATTGCAGGGCAAAACGGTGTTATGGTCAGCCTGCATATTAAGATAACTATTATCAAAAAGATCATTAGCTTGCTGATGATTTTTTTGGTTAAAGCGTATTTTTAAAACTCTACAAATAGGTCTAGTTGGCCTCATAGCGTTAGGAAATTCATCTCCGGTGACTGTTCCTGATTTATCAAACCAAGCTGTAGAAACACCATCAGCTAAAGTGATAGAGCAGGTCATCCCAGAACTGATTACTGAACGCGCTGGTACATTTGGAGTTTCTAAAGATCTAGCCTTAGCAATTGCATTCTGTGAGAGTACCAATCGGCAATATGATTCTACAAAAAAGGCCGAAGATGGTACTCCTGTAGTGCTCCGTGGAGTGCACAATCCTGCCGACGTTGGCGTTTTTCAAATTAATGAAAAATACCACTTAGAGAAGAGTAAAGAGTTGGGATATGATATTTACACCTCAGAAGGTAATATCGATTACGGCTTATGGCTTCTTAAAAACGAAGGTAGTAAGCACTGGAACTGGAGCAAACCTTGCTGGAGCCCTAGACTCGATAAAAACGCCTAAGCTCAGATAATGAGAGAGATAGGTACTACGTGAAAAAGCTGACTGGAGTAATCCGTCAGCTTTTTCCTTTGTTTAATTAAATAGAGAGGAGAATAGAGTTTAGCCAGATTGTTTATAGATATTTAACCTAGGCTTTATTTATAGATCAACGTCGCAAAATCTATGTTGTGCGACGTTCTATTGTTCTTACAGCTGGTACTACCCCGGCCTTTAATATCTAAAAAATAGTCTAAACAAAATTGTCCCTGAATTAATTATTTGTACTCACCTCTACCAAACTCTCAACCTCTCACCCTCTTTAACTCTAATGTGAAACTAATCGATAATTATAAAAAATGACATCAAGCCCTTAACCCCTTTTTCTCTCCCCCGTTAGGGGAGACTCCCATTTTAAATTTTAGAAAAAATAAAAAAAATTATAACCCAGGGCAGTTAGCGGCGGCGGTGTAGCCAGCCTTCTGAGCCTCAGCGATAGAATTAAACCAAACTTTGTTTTCCTCTTTAATTCTTTTAGCCCCCGAACACTCTGGTAAATGATACTTGGTGCCATTTTTAGAAACTACCACCTTACCAGTATTAGCCAGGGAATTCACGGGTTGTGCCTCCCCTGTTAAATTACCCACCGAGGCAGTCAAATTAACCTTCGGCACCTGATCACTCACCACCCCCGATCTTTCAGTGGTGACTACCATAGTGGTTTTATCTAAATCCACCTGCTCGATTCGGACCGGTTCTTGAGTGTTAGTTGTGGCCGACAGACGTCCCAAACCAAAAGCCCCAACAGCCACCACAATCACCGTCAGGGTCAAAAAGAGGTCTTTTTCGTGTTCTACTAGCTTATTCCAACCCAAAGCCAGATAACCCTTGATTTTTTGGCTTAATTCTTTTATACTCATACGGTAAATTCAATACGTTAAATTTTAACACTTATAAGCCATGGCAACAAAAAAATCTGGCGGTACCGCCAAAAACCTACGCGATTCTAACCCTAAGTACCTTGGTACCAAGCTTTATGCTGGCCAGGACGCTAATGCTGGTTCTATTATTGTTCGTCAACGAGGCACTAAAATCGCTGCTGGTAAAAATGTGAGAGTTGGAAAGGACCACACCCTATACTCAGCTACCGAAGGTCAAGTAAAATTCTCCACTAAACGCAAAATGAGTTTTACTGGTAAAGTAAAACGAATCACTGTCGCAAACGTTATTCCAAAGGTTTAATCGAGATATTCAAAGAAGCTTCCAAATGGCGAGTCCCTGACTCGCCATTTGTTATTTTAACAGTCACCTCCCCTACTGTTTTTAGTGGTTTGTCTAAAATAATAAACTTGGGATCAATTTTAATACCAGTTTGTTTAGCTAAGTGTTCAGCTACATCTTTACTGTGTAGACCAGCAAACAAGTGACCTTCTTTACCCACCTTTGCTTCTATAATTAGAACCACCTGTTTAAGACTCTCGGTTAATTCTTTAAAAACTCTAATATTATGCATATCTGAAGCTTCTTTTTCTTTCTGTAAAGCCTCCACCTTTTTAAGAGCTTCTGGGCTAGCGATCACTGCTTTATTTTGTTTTAGTAAAACATTACGCGCAAAGCCATCGGCCACCTCTTTCACTTCATATTTTTTACCAACTTTTGGCACATCTTGGAGTAAAACTATTTTCATATTTTTATTATATTTATTCGGTCAATTTCTCAATTGCCTCTACTATATCAGCTACCTCATCAAAGGCAATATCACCCCTTCTGCCATATTTATTGATTCGTAGATATTCTCCCCAAACGCGCGAAATAGCAACTTCATTTTTAAACCAAGAATCTTCAGTAATAGTAATCCCGTCTTTATATACACCAGGAAATGTCACTTGTAATAACTCAGTTTTGGGTAATAATTTCTTAAGGGTTAGATAACCTCTTCTGGAATCATGTTTTTTAAAAAGAAATATTATTTTTTTATAGCTACTAAAATCTAAAACTTTTAATGCTTCGGTAACATTAGCTAGGGTGTTATCTGAAACAGATTCTATAAAAAACTCTACATCGGGAAACAAGTTAGGGTTAATAGAATCCAAAACCAATTGTGATTCTGGCTTAGGGACTATAACACTGTCCTCAAACTTGGGAGTTCCCCCTGTTAGCACCACTTTGGAAACTAATTTCCTGTTTAAAACTATTTTAGTTAACTCTGCCATTCTCTCAGTCTGACTATTTCCAAACACAAACAACAACTCCGCTGGGGTTAATATATCATCCGGCCTAAAACACAACTTCGTAAGTAAGCCTACTACCTCCTTTGTTAATATTGGTGTTTTTGATTGTCTAGAAATTTCCCTCTTTTCTAAAGACATAAGAATTATTTAATTTTCGGAATACTACTAGTCGCTAACACCTTACCGGTCAATATTTCAATTGCTTTAGCCATTTGGACATCCCGATTAGCTTCTAAATCTTCTTTTGTCATAGACACTTTGTAATCTGGGTCTAGACCATTACTAGACAAGGAGTGACCACTTGGAGTCAACCAGCGAGCAATAGTCACCTTCAAAGAGGCGTCACCGCCTACTGGAATAAGCTCTTGAACCGATCCTTTACCAAAAGACTTCTCACCCACCAAGATAGCTTTGCCCTGCTCTTTCAAGGCGCCCGCTAAAATCTCTGCCGCTGAAGCACTTCCCTGATCAATTAAAACGACCATCTTTAATCTGTCAGTAAAAATATTGTAACCATGACTACGGTAGGTTTTTTCTGCATCTGTTTTACGAGTCTCTCTCACAATCACCTTATCAGCCGGTAAAAACCAAGAGGCCATATCGATCGCCGCTTCCATGTAACCGCCAGGATTGCCACGCAAGTCAATAATTAACTTGTCACTTTTTGATTCCACAAATTCCCGTAGAGAATTTCTAAATAGATTAGGAGATTGAGCTGAAAAGTTATACAAACTAATCACAAAAACACCATCTGGTAATTTCTTAGTCGCAATAGTTGGTATCTGGATAATATCTCGAATCAGTGTAAAGTCTTTTAATTCCTTTTCACCTGCTCGGGAAATAGTTAACTTAACCACTGTTCCCTCTTTGCCACGAATCTTACTAATCACCTCATCAATAGCTAAACCTGAAATATCTTTATCATCGACTTTAACCACCTTGTCACCAGATTTTATACCAGCCTTTTTGGCTGGACTATTTGGTAAAGGAGCCACCACGGTAATCTTACCCTCTTTCATTCCCAGTTCCATTCCCACCCCGCCAAAATTACCAGCAATCTCCTCTTCAAATTTTTTCTTTTCCACTGGAGGCATAAAAACTGTATAAGGGTCCCCCACACTGGCGACCATACCAGAAATAGCTCCCCATACTCGGTCTTGATCAGTAGCAATTTTGGTTGTTGTCCCATTAGCCCCACCGACAAATTTCTGATCTAATTCTGTCCACACTTCCCAGAAAGGAGAGAAGTCAACCTGATCACTAACCGTGTTTTCTTTATTGGTTACCGCCTTCACTTCCTTAATAGCTGATCCGTGATCATAACCATATTGGGCGCCGGCCACAAAACCGACACCAAGAGCTCCAACAATAAGCAAAGCTCCCAAACTACGAGAAAAATTGATGTTCATATGTAACACAATTATCGCAAACTATCCACTTGTGGTCAAATATTGGCTTAGTATAATAGTCTTAATGATTAAACAACTAAAATACAAAAATATTACTTGGATCGATCTAGAGTCACCAACCAAAGAAGATATTGCTAGTTTAACCGACAAATATAAACTTCATTCCTTAGTCGCCGAAGAATTAGTCACTCCTAGTGCTCGTTCTCGGGTCGACTCCTACGAAGACTATATTTATTTAATTCTCCATTTTCCACCTTGTGCTGTCTGTTATGGACCAAACGAGAAACACACTCTTGATGTAGAAGAAATAGATTTTGTTCTTGGTAAGGATTTTTTAATTACTACCCACTACAAGGAAATCCCTCAACTAGAAGAGTTATCCAAGATTTTAGAGGCTCACTTCGGTCCAGAAAAAAATAAAAAAGATATTCACGCTGGTTATTTGTTTTTCCATATCATGCGGACTATGTACCAACACCTAGAAGAAGGGTTGGAATACATCAATCGCCAACTCCTAGATGTTGAAGGTCATGTTTTTGCTGGTCGCGAACGAGAAATGGTGTCTCGTTTATCAGACATCAACCGCAGTTTAATCGACTTCCGCTGGTCTCTCAAATCTCACCGCGAAATTCTCGCCTCTCTAGAGTTGGTAGCTAAAGAGTTTTTTGGCCAAAATTTCAGTTTTCAACTTAGAGTTATCAGTGGTGAATACGAACGTATCTGGAATATGCTCGAAAGCAACCGAGACACCTTCTACGATATTCGCCAAACCAACGAATCCCTCCTTTCCATTAAAACCAACGAAACTATGCGTGTCTTAACCGCCACCGCTTTTATCTTTTTCCCTCTAACTTTAATTTCTGGTGTTTTCGGTATGAGTACCACCTTTGTTCCTCTGATGAGTGAGCCTTCTGGCTTCTTTATTGTCTTGGTCTTTATGGCTGTGGTAGTCTTGGGTATGTACGCCCTAGCCAAGAGAAACCGATGGCTCTAAAACTTTACAACACCCTTACTAAAACCAAAACAGACTTTACTCCTCTTCAAGCTGGAGAAGTGAGGCTATATTCTTGTGGACCAACAGTTTACAACTACGCCCACATTGGCAATTTCCGGGCTTTTATCTTCTCTGATACAGTCCGTCGCACTTTTGAGTATTTGGGTTACAAGGTGGACCAAGTCATGAATATTACCGACGTGGATGATAAAACTATTCGCGGTGCTCAAGCGGAAAATTCTTCACTATCTGACTTCACTAAAAAATACGAAGCTATTTGGCGGGAAGATCTAAAAAAATTAAACATTCTTGAGCCAACCCACACTCCTCACGCTACTGACTATATTGAACAAATGATTACCATGATTGGTAATTTACTAGCCAAAGAGATAGCTTACCAAACCGAAGATGGAATTTATTTCAATATCACTAAGGCTAAAAACTATGGACAACTGGTTGATCTAAAACTAGACGCCCACACTCAATCGCGAATTCAAAATGATGAGTATGACAAAACTAATCCTCAAGATTTTGCGTTATGGAAATTTTATAAACCTGAAGATGGTGAGGTAGTTTGGGATGCGCCGTTTGGTAAAGGCCGACCAGGTTGGCACATCGAGTGTTCGGCTATGTCCACTTCACTACTAGGTAATACTATCGATATTCACACCGGAGGTATCGATTTAATGTTTCCCCACCACACTAACGAGATCGCTCAATCCGAAGGGGCGACTGGTGAACACTTTGTGAATTATTGGTTGCACTCTGGGCATATCAATATCGCCGATGAAAAGATGTCTAAATCCCTCGGTAATATCGTAAATTTGAAAACTCTGGAAGAAGAAAATATTTCCCCACTCGCCTTCCGTTATTGGGTCTTAACTTCTCACTATCGCACGACTACTAATTTTACCTTTGAAGCGGTAAACGGGGCTCAAGAAGCTTACAAAAAATTAGTACGAGTTATGGAAGAATTATCCAATGAACCAACTGGAGAAATAATAGCAACCTATCATGATAAATTTACCCAAAGTTTGGAGGATGATTTAAATACCGCTCA contains:
- the rpmA gene encoding 50S ribosomal protein L27 — protein: MATKKSGGTAKNLRDSNPKYLGTKLYAGQDANAGSIIVRQRGTKIAAGKNVRVGKDHTLYSATEGQVKFSTKRKMSFTGKVKRITVANVIPKV
- the rplI gene encoding 50S ribosomal protein L9, whose protein sequence is MKIVLLQDVPKVGKKYEVKEVADGFARNVLLKQNKAVIASPEALKKVEALQKEKEASDMHNIRVFKELTESLKQVVLIIEAKVGKEGHLFAGLHSKDVAEHLAKQTGIKIDPKFIILDKPLKTVGEVTVKITNGESGTRHLEASLNISIKPLE
- a CDS encoding PDZ domain-containing protein — encoded protein: MNINFSRSLGALLIVGALGVGFVAGAQYGYDHGSAIKEVKAVTNKENTVSDQVDFSPFWEVWTELDQKFVGGANGTTTKIATDQDRVWGAISGMVASVGDPYTVFMPPVEKKKFEEEIAGNFGGVGMELGMKEGKITVVAPLPNSPAKKAGIKSGDKVVKVDDKDISGLAIDEVISKIRGKEGTVVKLTISRAGEKELKDFTLIRDIIQIPTIATKKLPDGVFVISLYNFSAQSPNLFRNSLREFVESKSDKLIIDLRGNPGGYMEAAIDMASWFLPADKVIVRETRKTDAEKTYRSHGYNIFTDRLKMVVLIDQGSASAAEILAGALKEQGKAILVGEKSFGKGSVQELIPVGGDASLKVTIARWLTPSGHSLSSNGLDPDYKVSMTKEDLEANRDVQMAKAIEILTGKVLATSSIPKIK
- a CDS encoding magnesium transporter CorA family protein, which produces MIKQLKYKNITWIDLESPTKEDIASLTDKYKLHSLVAEELVTPSARSRVDSYEDYIYLILHFPPCAVCYGPNEKHTLDVEEIDFVLGKDFLITTHYKEIPQLEELSKILEAHFGPEKNKKDIHAGYLFFHIMRTMYQHLEEGLEYINRQLLDVEGHVFAGREREMVSRLSDINRSLIDFRWSLKSHREILASLELVAKEFFGQNFSFQLRVISGEYERIWNMLESNRDTFYDIRQTNESLLSIKTNETMRVLTATAFIFFPLTLISGVFGMSTTFVPLMSEPSGFFIVLVFMAVVVLGMYALAKRNRWL
- the cysS gene encoding cysteine--tRNA ligase; translation: MALKLYNTLTKTKTDFTPLQAGEVRLYSCGPTVYNYAHIGNFRAFIFSDTVRRTFEYLGYKVDQVMNITDVDDKTIRGAQAENSSLSDFTKKYEAIWREDLKKLNILEPTHTPHATDYIEQMITMIGNLLAKEIAYQTEDGIYFNITKAKNYGQLVDLKLDAHTQSRIQNDEYDKTNPQDFALWKFYKPEDGEVVWDAPFGKGRPGWHIECSAMSTSLLGNTIDIHTGGIDLMFPHHTNEIAQSEGATGEHFVNYWLHSGHINIADEKMSKSLGNIVNLKTLEEENISPLAFRYWVLTSHYRTTTNFTFEAVNGAQEAYKKLVRVMEELSNEPTGEIIATYHDKFTQSLEDDLNTAQTIALIWELLSDSTISNADKKATLLDFDQVLGLGLVDIKSERIPENILNLINDREVARQAQNWAESDRLRDEISSLGFELKDTPNGQKVFRK